The following coding sequences lie in one Aspergillus puulaauensis MK2 DNA, chromosome 3, nearly complete sequence genomic window:
- a CDS encoding uncharacterized protein (COG:G;~EggNog:ENOG410PKHQ;~InterPro:IPR033248,IPR009014,IPR029061,IPR005474;~PFAM:PF02780;~go_function: GO:0003824 - catalytic activity [Evidence IEA]) produces MAGYHLPVDLKQFKKLKLDPTSKQLTDQQKKDLLHNINVFRDAIIAFTATGAARGQAGHTGGPFDTTPEVCILLGFLNANPSGFYDAIFDEAGHRVATQYLLAALDGKIEPDHLLNYRDANSKLPGHPELGLTPGVKFSSGRLGHMWGMVNGIAMANRDKAVFLLGSDGSQQEGNDAEAARIAVAKGLNVKVFVDNNDVTIAGHPSQYLKGYELERTLSGHGLKVVRAQGEDIDSLYGAMVETINTPGPAAVIVDRKMAPGIEGIEGETHAHDVVPVDIARKYLTKRGYSAESLAFYDQIKATGNPHQYLGSTKDKGGNRVIFGEAVNAVLDGLSKEEAAKRVMVIDSDLEGSTGLKGIHQGHPEVYVSSGVMERGNFSAAAGFGFGSDGSRQGVFSTFCAFIEMCISEITMARLNGCSVLSHFSHSGVDEIADNTCHFGLNAFFADNGLMDAESTGLYFPADGEQMKAVVSKIFFNKGLRFVFSTRSKVPYILKENSEEKLFGGNYEFVPGKEEFIRRGKAGYVVSYGDMLYRSLDAVERLRKDGLDVGLINKPTLNVVDEQAIKEYGSSPFVVVVESLAQKTSLGSRLGSHLLDRGLKPKYRMMGAVKEGCGGLFEQINAQGLGPDDIVRVVKGAAGK; encoded by the coding sequence ATGGCAGGCTATCACCTCCCCGTCGACCTCAAGCAgttcaagaagctgaagctcgATCCCACGAGCAAACAGCTCACAgaccagcagaagaaggacCTGCTGCATAACATCAACGTCTTCCGCGAtgccatcatcgccttcaCAGCGACCGGCGCCGCCCGGGGCCAGGCAGGCCACACCGGGGGCCCCTTCGACACAACTCCTGAAGTCTGTATTCTTCTAGGCTTCCTCAATGCCAACCCATCCGGCTTCTACGACGCCATCTTCGATGAAGCTGGCCACCGCGTCGCAACACAGTACCTCCTCGCCGCTCTCGACGGCAAGATCGAACCCGACCACCTCCTTAACTACCGCGACGCCAACTCCAAACTCCCCGGTCACCCTGAACTCGGCCTCACCCCGGGCGTGAAGTTCAGCTCCGGCCGCCTCGGCCACATGTGGGGAATGGTCAACGGTATCGCCATGGCAAACCGCGACAAGGCCGTCTTCCTTCTCGGCTCCGACGGATCCCAGCAGGAAGGAaacgacgccgaagccgccCGCATTGCCGTGGCCAAGGGCCTCAACGTCAAGGTATTCGTCGACAACAACGACGTCACCATCGCCGGCCACCCATCGCAGTATCTGAAGGGGTATGAACTCGAACGCACCCTCTCCGGGCACGGACTCAAGGTCGTGCGCGCCCAAGGCGAGGACATCGACTCGCTATACGGCGCCATGGTCGAAACCATCAACACCCCCGGCCCGGCGGCCGTCATTGTCGACCGGAAGATGGCGCCTGGCATTGAAGGTATCGAGGGCGAGACGCACGCACACGACGTCGTCCCCGTTGACATTGCACGCAAGTATCTCACCAAGCGCGGGTACTCTGCTGAATCCCTCGCCTTCTACGACCAGATCAAGGCCACCGGGAACCCGCACCAGTACTTGGGCTCGACGAAGGATAAAGGCGGGAACCGGGTTATCTTCGGCGAGGCCGTGAACGCGGTTCTAGACGGGCTGAGCAAGGAAGAGGCCGCGAAGCGCGTCATGGTCATCGACTCGGACCTGGAAGGCTCAACAGGTCTAAAGGGCATTCACCAGGGTCATCCAGAAGTATACGTGTCGTCTGGAGTCATGGAGCGCGGAAACTTCAGCGCAGCAGCCGGATTCGGCTTCGGCAGCGACGGCTCCCGCCAGGGTGTATTCTCGACCTTCTGCGCGTTCATCGAGATGTGTATCAGCGAGATCACGATGGCGCGGCTGAACGGGTGTTCGGTGCTATCTCACTTCTCGCACAGCGGTGTGGACGAAATCGCCGACAACACATGCCACTTCGGGCTGAATGCCTTCTTTGCTGATAACGGGCTCATGGACGCCGAGAGCACGGGGCTTTACTTCCCTGCTGACGGCGAGCAGATGAAGGCTGTTGTGAGcaagatcttcttcaacaagggACTGCGGTTCGTCTTTTCGACGCGCTCCAAGGTTCCTTACATCCTGAAGGAGAAcagcgaggagaagctgTTCGGTGGGAACTACGAGTTTGTCCCTGGTAAGGAGGAGTTCATCCGCCGCGGAAAGGCCGGGTATGTTGTCTCCTACGGTGACATGCTCTACCGCTCTCTGGACGCCGTTGAGCGTCTGCGCAAGGACGGTCTTGATGTGGGATTGATCAACAAGCCTACCCTCAACGTGGTGGATGAGCAGGCGATCAAGGAGTACGGCTCCAGCCCGTTCGTCGTGGTTGTTGAGTCGTTGGCTCAGAAGACCAGTCTTGGTTCGAGGCTGGGAAGCCACCTCCTTGACCGTGGTCTGAAGCCGAAGTACCGCATGATGGGTGCAGTCAAGGAGGGCTGCGGTGGTCTGTTTGAGCAGATCAATGCCCAGGGCTTGGGACCTGATGATATCGTTCGTGTTGTGAAGGGGGCCGCCGGTAAATAA
- the PLR1_1 gene encoding aldo/keto reductase family protein (COG:C;~EggNog:ENOG410PHVT;~InterPro:IPR023210,IPR036812;~PFAM:PF00248), whose product MVQVGSQTVGPIGFGLMGLTWRATPPSQEQAFETLRAALKNGCTLWNGGEFYGKPEYNSLVLLERYLEKYPDDASKFVLNIKGGMNLQTFTPDGSVEGTRRTLDDCIKQLNGRKKIDQFEFARRDQTVPMEVTFGVLNEYIEAGKLGGVALSEVRAETIHEAVKHTKVVAVEAELSLFETGPLENGVAAACAQYGIPLVAYSPISRGLLTGQIRKFDDLPADSMQRKFPRFQPQNFEINMQLVAKVEELARAKGCTAAQLAINWVRSLSRRPGMPTIIPIPGATTAARVEENSKVIDLGDSELAQIDAILAKFTTAGERYPAGAPTNT is encoded by the exons ATGGTCCAAGTTGGCTCTCAGACTGTCGGCCCCATTGGCTTCGGCCTCATGGGCCTCACCTGGCGCGCAACTCCCCCttcccaggaacaggccTTTGAAACTCTGCGCGCGGCCCTGAAAAATGGCT GCACCCTCTGGAACGGCGGCGAATTCTACGGCAAGCCCGAGTACAACAGCCTCGTCCTGCTCGAGCGCTACCTCGAAAAATACCCCGACGACGCGTCCAAATTCGTCCTTAATATTAAAGGAGGAATGAACCTGCAGACATTCACGCCCGACGGCTCCGTCGAGGGCACTCGCCGTACACTCGACGACTGCATCAAGCAGCTTAACGGGCGCAAGAAGATCGATCAATTCGAGTTTGCGCGCCGCGACCAGACTGTCCCCATGGAGGTTACGTTTGGCGTGTTGAACGAGTACATCGAGGCCGGCAAGCTCGGCGGCGTGGCGCTGTCGGAGGTCCGTGCCGAGACGATCCACGAAGCAGTCAAACATACCaaggttgttgctgtggaggCTGAGCTATCTCT GTTCGAAACCGGCCCCCTCGAGAACGGCGTCGCAGCCGCGTGCGCCCAGTACGGCATCCCGCTGGTCGCATACTCGCCCATCAGCCGGGGCCTGTTAACCGGGCAAATCCGCAAATTCGACGACCTGCCCGCGGACTCGATGCAAAGAAAATTCCCTCGCTTCCAGCCGCAGAACTTCGAGATTAACATGCAGCTCGTGGCcaaggtggaggagctggcgcGCGCAAAGGGCTGCACGGCTGCGCAGCTGGCGATCAACTGGGTGCGCTCTCTATCGCGGCGCCCGGGGATGCCGACCATCATTCCCATCCCTGGCGCAACTACTGCAGCTCGCGTGGAGGAGAACTCCAAGGTGATTGACCTGGGTGACAGCGAGTTGGCGCAGATCGACGCCATCTTGGCCAAGTTTACAACTGCGGGGGAGCGTTACCCTGCCGGCGCTCCTACCAATACATAG
- a CDS encoding uncharacterized protein (COG:G;~EggNog:ENOG410PUP0;~InterPro:IPR005829,IPR005828,IPR003663,IPR036259, IPR020846;~PFAM:PF00083,PF07690;~TransMembrane:12 (i37-54o74-93i102-119o131-152i159-179o191-212i279-300o312-334i341-362o374-395i407-426o438-460i);~go_component: GO:0016020 - membrane [Evidence IEA];~go_component: GO:0016021 - integral component of membrane [Evidence IEA];~go_function: GO:0022857 - transmembrane transporter activity [Evidence IEA];~go_process: GO:0055085 - transmembrane transport [Evidence IEA]), which produces MATTDKENTHHAETVPVEAPNTSPKLTWQELWDSKRVLAWCITVGNLLAVDPFLEQFGVEVNGTREIRAKDQQILNAATTVGLFCSAFATGVMSDFLGRKKTIIFGCVLCVAGILTQYFSNTIMQLFGGKLLGTFGFGLGHSLGPVFVAELAPVRVRGLCLSLVNTMIVLGQWLNSAAVLGSQSRTDSFGWRIPIITQMVPPGLLLLGLPFLPESPSWLIMKGRPEEAAKSFLKFNGPKFDVDDAMAVTTAAVQQEQELARTGSAWLDCFKGSDGRRTLIVCMVYIAQQFVGVNFVSGYLTYYFKLAGVQNALGVAQAAFAIQLFGNICSWPLVDRLGRRPMIVCGMFVMTGGLLLIGLISISESSQALKATVAFMTLWGFLYQATLGAVSYAVGGETPSPLLRQKTYSINIMSATAVSCAVLQIMPYLLNTDEADLGGKICFVFFGLSVPMCVFLFFCLPELKGRSVAEIQEMFQAGVAARKFKDYVCQSPVEIEMDKKNLEADS; this is translated from the exons ATGGCAACAACGGATAAGGAGAACACTCATCATGCAGAGACTGTCCCCGTCGAGGCCCCCAACACCTCGCCCAAGCTCACCTGGCAAGAGCTGTGGGACAGCAAGCGTGTGCTGGCCTGGTGTAT CACCGTCGGcaatctcctcgccgtcgaccCCTTCCTCGAACAGTTCGGCGTCGAAGTCAATGGCACCCGCGAGATTCGCGCCAAAGACCAGCAGATCCTGAACGCTGCGACGACTGTCGGCCTGTTCTGCTCGGCGTTCGCCACGGGTGTCATGTCGGATTTCCTGGGGCGTAAGAAGACGATCATCTTCGGCTGCGTGCTGTGCGTGGCCGGTATCCTCACGCAGTACTTTAGCAACACCATCATGCAGCTGTTTGGGGGGAAGTTGCTGGGTACCTTTGGGTTTGGCTTGGGACATTCGCTAGGGCCTGTCTTTGTGGCAGAGCTGGCGCCTGTTCGTGTCCGTGGTCTGTGTCTGTCGCTCGTC AACACCATGATCGTGCTCGGCCAGTGGCTCAACTCCGCCGCTGTTCTAGGCTCGCAAAGCCGAACTGACAGTTTCGGCTGGCGCATTCCCATTATCACCCAGATGGTCCCTCCTGGCCTGTTGCTCCTCGGCCTGCCCTTCCTCCCTGAGTCTCCGTCCTGGCTCATCATGAAAGGCCGACCAGAAGAAGCCGCAAAGTCGTTCCTCAAGTTCAACGGTCCGAAATTTGACGTCGACGACGCAATGGCCGTGACCACTGCTGCCgtccagcaggagcaggagctcGCTCGAACGGGGTCCGCCTGGCTTGACTGCTTCAAGGGTAGTGATGGTCGTCGTACGCTCATTGTCTGCATGGTGTACATCGCGCAGCAGTTCGTCGGAGTGAACTTTGTCTCTGGATATCTCAC ATACTACTTCAAGCTCGCCGGAGTCCAGAACGCACTCGGCGTCGCACAAGCGGCCTTCGCCATCCAGCTCTTCGGCAACATCTGCTCCTGGCCCCTGGTCGATCGCCTCGGTCGCCGACCCATGATAGTCTGCGGTATGTTCGTCATGACAGGCGGactcctcctcatcggccTGATCAGCATCAGCGAGTCCAGCCAGGCGCTGAAAGCGACGGTCGCATTCATGACGCTGTGGGGGTTCCTATACCAGGCGACACTGGGGGCCGTCTCATATGCCGTCGGCGGCGAAACACCGAGTCCGCTGCTTCGGCAGAAGACATACTCGATCAACATCATGTCGGCGACTGCGGTGTCGTGCGCGGTGCTGCAGATCATGCCGTACCTGCTCAAcaccgacgaggccgatCTGGGTGGCAAGATCTGCTTTGTGTTCTTCGGCCTGTCGGTGCCCATGTGCgtgttcctgttcttctgCCTGCCTGAACTGAAGGGGCGATCGGTGGCGGAGATCCAGGAGATGTTCCAGGCTGGTGTTGCGGCGCGAAAGTTCAAGGATTATGTGTGCCAGAGCCCGGTGGAGATCGAGATGGACAAGAAGAACTTGGAGGCTGATTCGTAG
- a CDS encoding uncharacterized protein (COG:S;~EggNog:ENOG410Q0X1;~InterPro:IPR013783,IPR036452,IPR011483;~PFAM:PF07632): MLDQTLLRRVSSKYRAFVISDISNEPDDAESLVRFLLYGNEFDIQGLVACTSTWMRDKVHPEDMTRIVEAYAQVLDNLNAHVHPDNAYPDAEYLKSVIKGGPACYGREALREGAPLAEGTELLIQRLEACEEPLWVLCWGGTNVIAQALQEIDRTRASTAAVLRSRLRVYTISDQDDTGMWIRVNYPDIFYICSVHGWKEYGMAAWVGISGDLLMPLDEGGPDVTKVKLDWLKEHIQIGPLGKEYPDYSFIMEGDTPTLLYLIQNGLGSPENPHWGSWGGRYVLGDIGGASKHYMDAKDTVIGKNGAKFTTNQATIWRWRDAFQNDFAARMQWTLSSDLARANHAPVVVVNNSTAGSEPLLLDAEAGTEITFDASKSYDPDGDDLLFTWYQYKEPTTAQSHIHWHVVPGVEFRPVAGNTTGSVVRVTLPPPEASAVSILSGRALEKGQALHFILEVRDNGTPSLITYKRVVVQVTNRDLRGGKGKAFDTITEALGHPTK, translated from the coding sequence ATGCTTgaccaaaccctcctccgGCGGGTGAGTTCCAAATACCGCGCGTTCGTGATATCCGACATCTCCAACGAACCCGACGACGCCGAATCCCTCGTCCGATTCCTCCTCTACGGGAATGAATTCGACATCCAGGGCCTGGTCGCGTGTACATCGACCTGGATGCGCGATAAAGTGCACCCAGAGGACATGACGCGCATTGTGGAGGCGTACGCTCAGGTTCTCGATAATTTAAACGCGCATGTTCATCCTGATAACGCATACCCGGATGCCGAGTATCTCAAGTCCGTTATCAAGGGTGGTCCGGCGTGTTATGGACGTGAGGCGCTGCGTGAGGGCGCTCCGCTAGCGGAGGGAACTGAGCTGCTGATACAACGACTTGAGGCGTGCGAGGAGCCGCTTTGGGTGCTTTGCTGGGGAGGGACAAATGTTATTGcgcaggcgctgcaggagaTTGATCGGACGAGGGCGAGTACAGCGGCAGTATTGCGCTCGCGGCTGCGGGTCTATACGATCAGCGACCAGGATGATACGGGCATGTGGATTCGGGTGAATTATCCGGatatcttctatatttgTTCTGTGCATGGGTGGAAGGAGTATGGGATGGCTGCGTGGGTTGGTATATCCGGCGATCTGCTCATGCCGTTGGATGAGGGCGGTCCGGACGTGACCAAGGTGAAGCTGGACTGGTTAAAGGAGCATATCCAGATTGGCCCGCTGGGGAAAGAGTATCCTGATTATTCGTTTATCATGGAGGGGGATACACCAACGCTGCTGTATCTGATTCAGAACGGTCTCGGGTCACCGGAGAACCCGCACTGGGGGAGCTGGGGTGGTCGATACGTCCTAGGTGACATTGGGGGAGCATCGAAGCATTATATGGATGCAAAGGATACAGTGATTGGGAAGAACGGGGCCAAGTTTACCACCAACCAGGCCACTATCTGGCGGTGGAGAGATGCCTTCCAGAACGACTTTGCGGCGCGCATGCAGTGGACATTGAGCAGCGATCTGGCAAGGGCGAACCACGCTCCGGTAGTCGTTGTTAACAACAGCACAGCTGGCTCGGAGCCACTGCTGTTAGACGCTGAAGCCGGAACTGAAATTACTTTCGATGCGTCTAAATCGTATGACCCTGACGGCGACGATCTCTTGTTCACCTGGTACCAGTACAAAGAACCAACGACAGCACAATCGCACATCCACTGGCATGTCGTTCCAGGCGTCGAATTCAGACCTGTCGCTGGAAATACGACGGGATCAGTGGTTAGGGTCActctaccaccaccagagGCCAGTGCAGTCAGCATCCTCTCCGGCCGGGCACTCGAGAAAGGACAAGCGCTGCACTTCATCCTCGAAGTCCGAGACAACGGTACACCTAGTCTGATCACATACAAACGGGTTGTAGTGCAAGTGACGAACCGCGACCTGCGGGGAGGGAAGGGCAAGGCGTTCGACACCATTACAGAGGCACTGGGGCATCCGACCAAATAA
- a CDS encoding glycoside hydrolase family 1 protein (CAZy:GH1;~COG:G;~EggNog:ENOG410PFTX;~InterPro:IPR017853,IPR001360;~PFAM:PF00232;~SECRETED:SignalP(1-15);~go_function: GO:0004553 - hydrolase activity, hydrolyzing O-glycosyl compounds [Evidence IEA];~go_process: GO:0005975 - carbohydrate metabolic process [Evidence IEA]), with the protein MSAVLLAGLAAVAQAQQIYITTTGYTARPECTAAAAAALASKPTPSYRFEEFSFTQNETVRYATSVPAPTTTHTFGPGYNDALDKLGTVLSTTTWGSWVPGKTSISATDTNDKYGQAAWSSQWEAASLVNYTAIGLYTTTVSPTPIPSSDLVLPPRDYFGPTDCYNFPDDFLFGVAGSAAQIEGAIGLEGRAPTLQEKLVQDDSPKNYVTNENYYLYKQDIQRLAAMGVKYYSFSIPWTRILPFTVPGSPINEQGLKHYDDLINYTLEVGMQPVVTLIHFDSPLYFLKDANLSATADIGYSNGGYWHPEFVEAFVNYGKILFTHFGDRVPVWTTFNEPLLYSFNFTGIDNVVRAHAELYHYYHDVLGGTGKVGFKLNDNFGVPKNPENETDVEATNRFNEMQLGPFGNPLCLGEQYPDSILETLPGATALSEKDLEYVANTTDFFGIDPYTATVVSVPAGGIEACASQNMAINPLYPYCVTQETTNIFNWDIGYRSHSYVYITPTYLRSYLYYLWNTFHKPVVIGEFGFPVYEESKRDLVDQLFDSPRSTYYLSYLSETLKAIWEDGVHVLGAFAWSFMDNWEFGDYDSQFGIQVVNRTTQERFFKKSFFDVVDFVGARGGLGYDH; encoded by the exons ATGAGTGCCGTACTCCTTGCTGGGCTTGCAGCTGTagcacaggcacagcagATCTACATCACGACGACAGGTTACACAGCACGTCCGGAATGTACagccgctgccgccgccgcccttGCGTCCAAGCCGACGCCCAGTTACCGCTTCGAGGAGTTCTCGTTTACGCAGAATGAAACTGTTCG GTATGCAACGTCTGTCCCCGCTCCGACGACAACACACACGTTTGGACCAGGGTATAACGATGCCCTGGATAAACTAGGGACTGTGCTGTCGACGACTACATGGGGCAGCTGGGTGCCAGGAAAGACAAGCATCTCCGCCACAGACACAAATGATAAATACGGCCAGGCAGCGTGGTCGTCGCAGTGGGAGGCTGCCAGTCTTGTTAACTATACAGCTATCGGCCTCTACACGACCACCGTCAGCCCTACCCCCATCCCCTCGTCTGATCTCGTTCTACCGCCCCGCGACTACTTCGGCCCGACAGACTGCTACAACTTCCCCGATGACTTCCTCTTCGGGGTCGCCGGATCCGCAGCCCAGATAGAGGGCGCCATAGGACTAGAAGGACGTGCCCCGACTCTacaggagaagctggtccAAGACGACTCCCCCAAGAACTACGTCACGAACGAGAACTATTACCTGTACaagcaggatatccagcgtCTCGCGGCGATGGGTGTCAAGTATTACAGTTTCTCCATCCCGTGGACGCGCATCCTCCCCTTCACAGTCCCAGGCAGCCCAATAAACGAACAGGGGCTAAAGCACTACGATGATCTGATCAATTATACCCTAGAAGTAGGAATGCAGCCCGTCGTGACGCTGATCCACTTCGACTCGCCGCTATATTTCCTCAAGGACGCTAATCTGTCTGCCACCGCCGATATCGGCTACAGCAATGGCGGGTACTGGCATCCTGAGTTCGTGGAGGCGTTCGTCAACTACGGCAAAATCCTGTTCACGCATTTCGGCGATCGAGTCCCTGTCTGGACGACATTCAACGAACCGCTTCTGTACTCGTTTAACTTCACCGGGATAGACAATGTGGTTCGCGCGCATGCAGAGCTGTACCACTACTATCACGACGTCCTAGGCGGGACAGGGAAAGTCGGATTCAAACTAAACGATAACTTCGGTGTACCCAAGAACCCGGAGAACGAAACGGATGTCGAGGCGACGAACCGATTTAATGAGATGCAACTGGGTCCGTTCGGGAACCCGCTGTGTTTGGGGGAGCAATACCCGGATTCTATCCTTGAGACTCTCCCTGGGGCAACGGCGCTCAGCGAGAAAGATCTTGAATATGTCGCCAACACGACAGACTTCTTCGGGATAGATCCCTATACGGCAACTGTGGTCTCGGTACCAGCTGGTGGAATCGAAGCATGCGCAAGCCAAAACATGGCAATCAACCCGTTATACCCGTACTGCGTCACGCAAGAAACAACGAATATCTTCAACTGGGACATCGGGTACCGCTCACACAGCTACGTATACATCACACCAACATACCTCCGCTCCTACCTATACTACCTCTGGAACACATTCCACAAACCAGTTGTAATCGGCGAATTCGGGTTCCCCGTTTACGAAGAGTCCAAGCGCGATCTCGTAGATCAGCTCTTCGACTCGCCGCGGAGTACATATTACCTCTCGTACCTGTCCGAAACGCTCAAGGCGATCTGGGAAGACGGGGTTCATGTGCTGGGTGCGTTTGCGTGGAGCTTCATGGATAATTGGGAGTTTGGGGACTATGACAGCCAGTTTGGGATTCAGGTTGTGAATCGTACCACGCAGGAGAGGTTCTTTAAAAAGAGTTTCTTTGATGTGGTTGATTTTGTAGGGGCGAGGGGGGGATTGGGATATGATCATTGA
- a CDS encoding sugar porter family MFS transporter (COG:G;~EggNog:ENOG410PJ41;~InterPro:IPR005829,IPR005828,IPR003663,IPR036259, IPR020846;~PFAM:PF00083,PF07690;~TransMembrane:11 (o6-27i96-117o123-141i148-169o181-201i277-300o306-327i334-357o385-409i421-440o452-470i);~go_component: GO:0016020 - membrane [Evidence IEA];~go_component: GO:0016021 - integral component of membrane [Evidence IEA];~go_function: GO:0022857 - transmembrane transporter activity [Evidence IEA];~go_process: GO:0055085 - transmembrane transport [Evidence IEA]) has product MGYVNGNIYIITTIAVIGGALFGFDIASMSAILGTQQYKCFFNQGGLDEKGQCAGPTSSNQGGISAAMPGGSFLGALASGIITDTLGRRRAIQVGAIIWCIGSAITCSSFSIGQLVVGRFINGVSVGICSAQVPVYVAELAQPSKRGAVVGAQQWAITWGILIMFYISYGSSFLTGPAAWRLPWGLQMIPAVILFFALFFMPESPRWLAKKDRWEECHETLALVHAKGDRNDTFVQTELREIREMCEFERDNADATYLDLFKPNMINRTHIGMFTQIWSQLTGMNVMMLYITYVFGMAGLSGNANLVASSIQYVINVVMTILALFFIDRWGRRIPLLVGSTLMMTFMFANAGIMASYGKPAPPGGVDNIPEESWDMSEAQTAAKGIIACTYLFVASYAPTWGPVSWIYPPELFPLRLRGKAVGVTTASNWIFNFALSYFVPPAFENIKWKVYILFGVFCAAMTIHVFFFFPETAGKTLEDVDAMFQTNIKPWQTKVQYHNIRKAEQGDVVFNKAVEEGNHDSRKNSAVGTQEKHVEAAAS; this is encoded by the exons ATGGGCTACGTCAACGGCAACATCTACATTATCACGACCATTGCGGTCATCGGTGGTGCCCTGTTTGGTTTCGACATTGCTTCCATGTCGGCCAT TCTCGGCACCCAACAGTACAAGTGCTTCTTCAACCAGGGCGGCTTAGATGAGAAGGGCCAATGCGCCGGTCCCACCTCCAGTAACCAGGGTGGCATTTCTGCTGCTATGCCTGGTGGTTCGTTCCTTGGTGCTTTGGCTTCGGGAATTATCACCGACACGCTTGGTCGCCGCAGGGCTATCCAGGTCGGTGCCATCATCTGGTGTATTGGCAGCGCCATTACCTGCTCCTCGTTCAGCATCGGCCAGCTGGTCGTCGGCCGCTTCATCAACGGTGTCTCCGTGGGTATCTGCAGTGCCCAGGTTCCTGTCTACGTCGCCGAGCTGGCCCAGCCCAGTAAACGTGGAGCCGTCGTCGGTGCCCAGCAGTGGGCCATTACTTGGGGT ATCTTGATCATGTTCTACATCTCCTACGGCAGCAGCTTCCTCACCGGCCCCGCCGCCTGGCGTCTGCCCTGGGGTCTGCAGATGATCCCCGCCGtgatcctcttcttcgccctcttcttcatgcccGAGAGCCCTCGATGGCTGGCCAAGAAAGACCGCTGGGAGGAGTGCCACGAGACCCTGGCTCTGGTCCACGCCAAGGGTGACCGCAACGACACCTTCGTCCAGACCGAGCTGCGCGAGATCCGCGAGATGTGCGAGTTTGAGCGCGACAACGCCGATGCCACCTACCTCGACCTCTTCAAGCCCAACATGATCAACCGCACTCACATCGGCATGTTCACCCAGATCTGGTCGCAGCTGACCGGCATGAACGTGATGATGCT CTACATCACGTATGTCTTCGGCATGGCCGGTCTCTCCGGCAATGCCAACCTCGTCGCCTCGTCCATCCAATACGTCATCAACGTGGTCATGaccatcctcgccctcttcttcatcgaccGCTGGGGCCGCCGcatccccctcctcgtcggctcCACCCTCATGATGACCTTCATGTTCGCCAACGCCGGCATTATGGCCTCATACGGCAAGCCCGCGCCCCCAGGCGGCGTCGACAACATCCCCGAGGAATCCTGGGACATGTCCGAGGCCCAGACTGCAGCAAAGGGCATCATCGCCTGCACATACCTCTTTGTCGCATCCTACGCACCAACATGGGGTCCCGTCTCCTGGATCTACCCACCCGAGCTCTTCCCCCTCCGTCTGCGCGGAAAGGCCGTTGGAGTCACCACAGCCTCAAACTGGATCTTCAACTTTGCTCTGTCGTACTTCGTGCCGCCTGCCTTTGAAAACATCAAGTGGAAAGTCTACATCCTCTTCGGGGTCTTCTGCGCTGCCATGACCATCCacgtattcttcttcttccctgagACGGCTGGGAAGACGCTCGAGGACGTCGATGCCATGTTCCAGACGAACATCAAGCCGTGGCAGACCAAGGTGCAGTACCACAACATCAGGAAAGCCGAGCAGGGCGACGTCGTCTTTAACAAGGCCGTTGAGGAGGGGAACCATGACAGTCGTAAGAATTCTGCTGTGGGTACCCAGGAGAAGCACGTCGAGGCAGCTGCCTCTTAA